A single window of Synechococcus sp. C9 DNA harbors:
- a CDS encoding tetratricopeptide repeat protein: MSANTQRPWLKFVMVVGGAAFLGLSVLPFVANLLPPSATPTPSPQDERVSEAKGFELVLAKDPDNIYALRSLLEIRLQQKDLKGALPLLARLAKNHPDVAEYHILLAQTQVELGDKEAAVSTYRQFLQRQPGNLLALVGVTDLLVQLERPALAESIVQQSLVKVKPGTADVTGIQIQMARIYLAQGKVPPALALLDQLIKQNPQDFRPVFAKAQTLNALGKTKEAQPLFAKATELAPPEHRDELKRLTAEATQPSPTPTNSP; this comes from the coding sequence ATGTCTGCCAACACCCAGCGTCCCTGGCTTAAATTCGTGATGGTTGTCGGTGGGGCGGCGTTCCTGGGCTTATCCGTGTTGCCATTTGTTGCTAATTTGCTCCCCCCATCTGCGACTCCCACCCCCAGCCCCCAGGATGAACGGGTGAGTGAAGCCAAGGGGTTTGAACTGGTCTTAGCCAAAGACCCGGATAATATTTATGCCCTGCGTTCTCTTTTAGAGATTCGTTTGCAACAAAAAGACCTCAAAGGCGCTTTACCCCTGCTGGCACGACTGGCGAAAAATCACCCCGATGTCGCCGAATATCATATCCTTTTGGCACAAACCCAGGTGGAATTGGGGGACAAGGAAGCCGCCGTCAGCACCTATCGGCAATTTCTCCAACGTCAGCCGGGGAATCTCCTGGCACTGGTGGGGGTAACGGACTTGTTGGTGCAGTTGGAACGCCCCGCCCTCGCCGAATCCATCGTCCAACAGTCCCTGGTAAAGGTCAAACCGGGAACAGCGGATGTTACAGGCATTCAAATTCAGATGGCCCGGATATATCTTGCCCAGGGGAAAGTGCCCCCAGCCTTAGCACTTTTGGATCAATTGATCAAACAAAATCCCCAGGATTTCCGACCCGTTTTTGCCAAAGCCCAAACCCTCAACGCCCTCGGCAAAACCAAGGAAGCCCAACCCCTATTTGCCAAAGCCACCGAACTCGCCCCCCCCGAACACCGGGATGAACTGAAACGCTTAACCGCTGAAGCCACCCAACCCAGCCCCACCCCCACCAATTCACCCTAA
- a CDS encoding DUF3611 family protein, with protein sequence MPPSGSSRLQAARTLKRASWVGFWVQVVLGVVALLILLFALVQRRINLQSGTGLTLGLVGIGSLGLGTWLKYQSVDLARRLAEMEWEHRPRKENVLNHLCLEMGVALVGMLATLLGSFVVIGSLFAKALLVPQGTLALASQPVDALDILVVQGLLNTIAAHFAGLVTTLWPLWQITRAEAN encoded by the coding sequence GTGCCTCCTTCGGGTTCTAGTCGCCTCCAAGCCGCCCGGACGCTCAAACGAGCCAGTTGGGTGGGCTTTTGGGTACAGGTGGTGTTGGGGGTGGTGGCTCTGCTCATCCTGTTGTTTGCCCTTGTGCAACGGCGGATCAACCTGCAAAGCGGCACGGGGTTGACCCTGGGGTTGGTGGGGATTGGTTCTCTGGGGCTGGGCACTTGGCTCAAGTACCAAAGTGTGGATTTGGCACGCCGGTTGGCGGAGATGGAATGGGAACATCGTCCCCGCAAGGAAAATGTCCTGAACCACCTGTGCCTGGAAATGGGCGTGGCTTTGGTGGGGATGTTGGCGACTCTGCTGGGCAGTTTTGTGGTGATTGGCAGTTTATTCGCCAAGGCTTTGTTGGTCCCCCAAGGTACCCTTGCCCTTGCCAGTCAACCGGTGGATGCCCTGGATATTTTGGTGGTACAGGGTTTACTGAATACGATTGCCGCCCATTTTGCGGGACTGGTGACGACCCTCTGGCCCCTGTGGCAAATTACTCGGGCTGAAGCAAACTGA
- a CDS encoding DUF29 domain-containing protein, translating into MSSLYEQDFYQWTQQQAEYLRLGKLELLDRENLREEIESLGKQQRQELRNRLGILLGHLLKWHYQPAGRCKSWRATIREQRRNIKQDLQENPSLKPYLDEAITLGYQQGLDLVDRETPLTLEQLPPDCPFSTVQIFEEPLYLPGEKTINL; encoded by the coding sequence ATGTCGTCCCTTTACGAGCAGGATTTTTACCAATGGACCCAACAACAGGCGGAATACCTACGCTTGGGCAAATTAGAATTACTTGACCGGGAAAATTTGCGGGAGGAAATTGAATCCTTGGGCAAACAACAACGCCAGGAACTCCGCAACCGTTTGGGCATCCTCCTGGGGCATTTACTCAAATGGCACTACCAACCGGCAGGACGGTGCAAAAGTTGGCGAGCCACCATCCGGGAACAACGCCGGAACATTAAACAGGATTTGCAGGAAAATCCCAGTCTCAAGCCTTACTTAGACGAAGCGATTACCCTAGGTTACCAACAGGGGCTAGATTTAGTTGACCGGGAAACCCCCCTCACTTTGGAGCAACTGCCCCCAGATTGCCCCTTTTCCACCGTGCAAATTTTTGAGGAACCCCTGTATTTACCAGGAGAAAAAACGATAAATTTATAA
- a CDS encoding S-layer homology domain-containing protein, whose protein sequence is MTRLGLAGGLILTLATPGFAFSDTQNFWASRCIQELANRGIVGGYPDGSFRPNNPVTRAEFAALVDRAFLTGSGARGGATFWDVSRNFWAYDAINQAAGAGFLSGYPDGTFRPEQNIPRVQVLVALSSGLNVTPTQPPAGILNRLYQDAMSIPDYARPGVAAASEQQLVVNYPDVNILRPNQLASRADVAASLCQGLRLAAIPNQYIAGYMPTTPAQPSTATIPQGTLMVTRSGTQRVILAPQETLPLTLDVAQEVRDSQGRVVIPAGSRIQGRLQPAGPGSQFVAQTITIGGQTLPLNATSQPVRRTQEVSERSLRPILPGALVGTAAAALIAGVSGDRRIEAGEVLAGTVTGAAAGLNWGRKPGQALRDFGIGAGLGAAVGGLSGDRRVTPTEVLGGAVLGSVVGGAADRRQIREVIVVEPATDLVLTVNEPLTVPLP, encoded by the coding sequence ATGACCCGCCTAGGGCTTGCGGGTGGCTTGATTTTGACCTTAGCTACTCCTGGTTTCGCCTTCAGTGATACCCAAAATTTCTGGGCAAGTCGGTGTATTCAAGAATTAGCCAATCGGGGCATTGTTGGAGGTTATCCTGATGGAAGTTTTCGCCCCAATAATCCCGTGACCCGGGCAGAATTTGCCGCCCTGGTTGACCGGGCTTTTTTAACTGGTTCAGGAGCCAGAGGGGGTGCTACGTTCTGGGATGTTTCCCGCAATTTTTGGGCTTATGATGCGATCAATCAAGCGGCGGGGGCGGGATTTTTGTCCGGTTATCCCGATGGGACATTTCGACCTGAACAAAATATTCCCCGGGTGCAGGTTTTGGTGGCGCTCAGCAGTGGGCTGAATGTGACTCCCACCCAGCCACCGGCAGGGATTTTGAATCGGCTTTACCAGGATGCGATGAGTATCCCGGATTATGCCCGCCCTGGGGTGGCGGCCGCCAGCGAGCAACAGTTGGTGGTGAATTATCCCGATGTGAATATCCTGCGCCCCAACCAGTTGGCTTCCCGGGCGGATGTGGCGGCTAGTTTGTGCCAGGGACTGCGGTTAGCGGCTATTCCCAATCAGTACATTGCCGGTTATATGCCGACGACCCCTGCCCAACCCTCAACGGCGACCATTCCCCAGGGAACCCTGATGGTGACCCGCTCCGGCACGCAACGGGTGATCCTCGCCCCCCAGGAGACCCTGCCCTTGACTCTGGATGTGGCGCAGGAGGTACGGGATAGCCAAGGACGGGTGGTAATTCCGGCTGGGAGTAGGATTCAGGGGCGGTTGCAACCGGCGGGGCCAGGTTCCCAGTTTGTGGCGCAAACCATCACCATCGGGGGACAAACCCTGCCCTTGAATGCCACCTCGCAACCGGTGCGGCGGACTCAGGAGGTGAGTGAGCGGAGTTTACGACCCATTTTACCCGGAGCCTTGGTGGGAACGGCGGCGGCGGCTCTGATTGCGGGGGTGTCCGGTGACCGGCGCATTGAGGCGGGGGAAGTGCTGGCGGGTACCGTCACGGGAGCGGCGGCGGGCTTAAATTGGGGGCGCAAACCGGGGCAAGCCCTGCGGGATTTTGGGATTGGTGCGGGTCTGGGTGCCGCTGTGGGGGGGCTGTCCGGTGACCGGCGGGTGACCCCTACGGAAGTCCTGGGCGGTGCGGTTCTGGGTTCGGTGGTCGGGGGTGCGGCGGACCGTCGCCAAATTCGGGAAGTGATCGTGGTGGAACCGGCAACCGATTTGGTACTCACGGTGAATGAACCCCTGACAGTGCCGTTGCCCTAG
- a CDS encoding DUF2237 domain-containing protein: MSEALNVLGTPLQLCCRSPLTGFYRNGYCETGPADLGVHTVCAQVTAEFLQFSKQRGNDLITPAPQYQFPGLKPGDRWCLCASRWEEARRFGMAPPVILTATHAKTLELIPLAVLQEYSLSLLQPE, encoded by the coding sequence ATGAGCGAAGCCTTGAATGTTTTGGGTACCCCTCTGCAACTATGTTGCCGTTCCCCGTTGACCGGCTTTTATCGCAATGGCTACTGTGAAACCGGTCCTGCGGACCTGGGGGTACATACGGTGTGTGCCCAGGTTACGGCGGAATTTCTCCAGTTCAGCAAGCAACGGGGCAACGACCTGATCACCCCGGCACCCCAATATCAGTTTCCGGGATTGAAACCTGGGGACCGCTGGTGTCTGTGTGCGAGTCGTTGGGAGGAAGCTCGCCGCTTCGGGATGGCACCGCCGGTGATCCTGACAGCAACCCACGCCAAAACTCTGGAATTGATCCCGCTCGCCGTACTGCAAGAATACAGCCTCAGTTTGCTTCAGCCCGAGTAA
- a CDS encoding Asr1405/Asl0597 family protein — protein MGIPAQEVEGLLCGGQRWPIYQRLQELGIPCRCEPHQALEIDVESPLAALLVWSVVTQVVAPRSEQVAWLERCWQLG, from the coding sequence ATGGGGATACCTGCACAGGAAGTCGAAGGATTGTTGTGTGGTGGGCAACGTTGGCCTATCTATCAGCGGTTACAGGAACTGGGGATTCCCTGCCGCTGTGAACCCCATCAGGCACTAGAAATTGATGTGGAATCCCCGCTGGCCGCCCTTTTGGTATGGAGTGTGGTGACCCAGGTGGTGGCACCCCGATCCGAGCAGGTGGCGTGGCTGGAACGCTGTTGGCAGTTAGGGTGA
- a CDS encoding YggT family protein, whose product MSSTVPLLLQGVISFINIYLVLLVIRVLLSWFPSINWYNQPWLTLSQLTDPYLNLFRSIIPPLGGIDFSPILAFLLLQFLATLFTQLAGGAGASFGF is encoded by the coding sequence ATGTCCAGCACTGTGCCGTTATTGCTCCAAGGTGTCATTAGTTTTATTAATATCTACTTGGTGTTGTTGGTCATCCGGGTATTGCTGAGTTGGTTTCCTTCGATTAATTGGTATAACCAACCCTGGTTGACCCTGAGCCAACTGACTGACCCCTATTTGAATCTGTTTCGCTCGATTATTCCGCCCTTGGGGGGCATTGATTTTTCCCCGATTTTGGCGTTTCTCTTGCTCCAATTTTTAGCCACTTTGTTTACCCAATTGGCGGGGGGTGCCGGTGCCTCCTTCGGGTTCTAG
- a CDS encoding flavodoxin family protein produces MARVAVVYFSGSGHTHLMAEAVAQGADSVGETTVDLLRITGEQITNGRWRDEGVMDVLNRATAIVFGSPTYMGGVAAQFKAFLDAVSGVWFQQGWKDKLAGGFTHSGSLCGDKQGTLLYLAINAAQHGMIWVGSAEMPDGMGVNRLGSFLGVMGQSPLDMSGAPATLEAGDGETAKRYGQRIAKIAQQWQEVIKQI; encoded by the coding sequence ATGGCACGGGTAGCAGTAGTTTATTTTTCCGGTAGTGGGCACACCCATTTGATGGCTGAGGCGGTGGCGCAGGGGGCGGACTCGGTAGGGGAAACAACGGTGGATTTATTGCGGATTACGGGCGAACAGATCACCAATGGGCGTTGGCGGGATGAGGGGGTGATGGATGTCCTCAACCGGGCGACAGCGATTGTTTTTGGTTCTCCGACCTACATGGGTGGGGTGGCGGCGCAGTTCAAGGCATTTCTGGATGCGGTCAGCGGGGTGTGGTTTCAGCAGGGCTGGAAGGATAAGTTGGCCGGGGGCTTTACCCATTCCGGTTCCCTGTGTGGCGATAAGCAGGGGACGTTACTCTATCTCGCCATCAATGCCGCCCAACACGGGATGATCTGGGTGGGGTCAGCGGAAATGCCGGACGGAATGGGGGTCAACCGCCTGGGGTCGTTTCTAGGGGTGATGGGGCAAAGTCCCTTGGATATGAGTGGTGCCCCGGCCACCCTGGAGGCGGGAGATGGGGAAACGGCCAAGCGGTACGGTCAACGGATTGCTAAAATAGCGCAACAGTGGCAGGAAGTGATAAAACAAATTTGA
- a CDS encoding HD domain-containing protein has protein sequence MGQTRTYHDPVHGAITLDRRDPVEALLIRLIDTAPFQRLRRVRQLGAASFTFHGAEGSRFTHSLGVLWVARRVFDRLQSNYPELHSHRAVVLVAALCHDLGHGPYSHTGEEMFQFHHEVWTSKILFAHPQIRPILDEFAPDFGQHILQIYKNNYPLKFACQWISGQLDCDRLDYLMRDSYLTGAAYGRLDLDRILAAIDYDPNRGELVVHPKSLAAIEHYLVVRYFMYAQVYNHRKNVAVTWMLCRLIKRAKLCLEKIYSDATMTRWLSQPIDSLELSDYLAADDDVLNYHIHRWTEAEDGILADLCQRFLQRNLFKIVEITRCSESERQELLRQTQQAVRELGWDEHYYCGLYQRSIRGYTLYDKGIQVQTNQGIQEINELSPLVQSLSQAQTRAWLIYPRELTAQVIGWLPQG, from the coding sequence ATGGGACAAACCCGGACGTACCATGACCCGGTGCATGGAGCCATTACCCTCGACCGGCGAGACCCGGTGGAAGCCTTGCTGATCCGGTTGATTGATACGGCTCCCTTTCAACGCCTGCGGCGGGTACGGCAATTGGGGGCGGCCAGTTTCACCTTTCACGGGGCGGAAGGCTCCCGGTTTACCCATTCCCTGGGGGTTTTGTGGGTGGCACGGCGGGTGTTTGACCGTTTACAAAGTAATTACCCAGAGTTACACAGCCATCGGGCAGTGGTTTTAGTTGCGGCTTTGTGTCACGATTTGGGACATGGCCCCTACAGTCATACGGGGGAAGAAATGTTCCAATTTCATCATGAAGTATGGACGAGTAAAATTTTATTTGCTCACCCGCAGATTCGCCCAATTTTAGATGAATTTGCCCCGGATTTCGGACAACATATCCTACAAATTTATAAAAATAATTATCCTCTGAAGTTTGCGTGTCAATGGATTTCTGGACAATTAGATTGTGACCGATTGGACTATCTGATGCGGGATAGTTATCTCACGGGAGCGGCTTACGGGCGATTGGATTTAGACCGGATTCTCGCCGCCATTGACTACGATCCCAACCGGGGGGAATTGGTCGTGCATCCCAAAAGTTTAGCCGCCATTGAACATTACTTAGTAGTCCGGTATTTCATGTACGCTCAAGTGTATAACCATCGTAAAAATGTGGCAGTGACATGGATGTTATGCCGCTTAATTAAACGGGCGAAATTATGCCTAGAAAAAATATACTCTGATGCCACGATGACCCGTTGGCTCAGTCAACCGATTGACAGTTTAGAATTAAGCGATTACCTGGCCGCCGATGATGACGTTTTGAATTACCATATACACCGCTGGACGGAAGCTGAGGATGGAATTTTAGCCGATTTATGTCAACGGTTTTTACAACGCAACTTATTCAAAATTGTCGAAATCACCCGCTGTTCTGAGTCAGAGCGACAGGAATTACTCAGGCAAACCCAGCAGGCTGTTCGGGAATTAGGGTGGGATGAGCATTATTATTGCGGTTTGTACCAGCGTTCGATTCGGGGGTACACCCTTTACGACAAGGGCATTCAGGTGCAGACCAATCAAGGCATCCAAGAAATTAATGAACTATCCCCTTTAGTCCAATCCCTCAGCCAAGCCCAGACCCGAGCCTGGTTGATTTATCCCCGGGAATTAACTGCTCAAGTGATAGGATGGCTACCCCAAGGTTAG
- the rsfS gene encoding ribosome silencing factor, giving the protein MTRFEQPDPTTQLALTIAQAADERKGRDILLLRVTELSYLADYFVLVTGYSSAQVRAIARGIQDQVAQQWHTQPRHQEGSAEGGWVLQDYGDVIVHIFLPKEREFYDLERFWAHAERLAFSPVG; this is encoded by the coding sequence ATGACTCGTTTTGAACAACCCGACCCCACCACCCAACTGGCATTGACGATTGCCCAGGCGGCGGACGAACGGAAGGGACGAGATATTCTGCTGTTGCGGGTTACCGAGCTTTCCTATTTAGCAGACTATTTTGTGTTGGTGACGGGCTATTCCAGTGCCCAGGTGCGGGCGATTGCCCGGGGCATCCAGGATCAGGTGGCGCAACAGTGGCACACCCAACCCCGCCATCAGGAGGGTTCCGCCGAGGGAGGATGGGTTCTCCAGGACTATGGGGATGTGATTGTCCATATTTTCCTGCCCAAGGAGCGGGAATTTTACGATTTGGAACGGTTTTGGGCGCACGCCGAACGGTTGGCTTTTTCCCCGGTTGGCTAG
- the lgt gene encoding prolipoprotein diacylglyceryl transferase, which translates to MVFTSPGPIIWQFGPFALRWYGLLIGISVLLGLNLSQFLAKKRQIDPNLIADLALALVIFALLGGRLYYVLFQWSYYQQNPWEIFALWHGGLAIHGAILAGLATTWFYARQQKVSLWALTDVLVPSLALGQMIGRWGNFFNSEAFGVPTDLPWKLYIPLENRPLELRQFEYFHPTFLYESLWNLLVLVLLLNLFFRYPRLRPGTLTLVYFCAYSVGRFFIEGLRTDSLMFGSFRIAQVVSVVGLAVGIGGLLWLYYWRRNLPDVVPADSRYNRL; encoded by the coding sequence ATGGTTTTTACTTCTCCCGGCCCGATTATTTGGCAGTTTGGCCCCTTCGCTTTGCGTTGGTATGGACTGTTAATTGGTATATCGGTATTACTCGGATTGAATTTATCTCAATTTTTAGCTAAAAAACGCCAGATTGATCCAAATTTAATTGCGGATTTAGCATTGGCTTTAGTGATTTTTGCCCTGCTGGGTGGTCGGTTATATTATGTCCTGTTTCAGTGGTCGTACTATCAGCAAAATCCCTGGGAAATTTTCGCCCTTTGGCACGGGGGACTGGCGATTCATGGGGCAATTTTGGCGGGTTTGGCGACTACTTGGTTCTATGCACGACAGCAAAAGGTTTCCCTCTGGGCATTAACCGATGTGTTGGTGCCTTCCTTAGCCTTGGGGCAAATGATTGGGCGGTGGGGTAATTTTTTTAATTCGGAAGCCTTTGGGGTGCCCACTGACTTACCCTGGAAACTCTATATTCCCTTGGAAAATCGTCCCCTAGAACTCCGTCAATTTGAGTATTTCCATCCCACTTTTTTGTATGAATCCCTCTGGAATTTACTGGTGTTGGTTTTGCTCTTGAACTTATTTTTTCGTTACCCTCGCCTGCGCCCCGGTACTTTAACTTTGGTCTATTTTTGTGCCTATAGTGTCGGACGGTTTTTTATTGAAGGACTCCGCACCGATAGCCTGATGTTTGGCTCTTTTCGCATCGCCCAGGTGGTGAGTGTGGTCGGTTTGGCGGTAGGGATTGGCGGTTTGCTCTGGTTATATTATTGGCGGCGCAATTTACCGGATGTGGTGCCTGCGGATTCCCGGTACAATAGGCTGTAA
- a CDS encoding alpha/beta fold hydrolase has product MRLTNQPFYHVGKGAGACLLIHGLGGGVYELQPLGELLHQQGWTVRGMNLPGHDQPTPRMPDSTWPQWVDCVHTEYQHLAQNHAQVAVVGFSNGGLLALHLAAQVRLARLVLLAPFLGMPWGLYPLVYSVGYLISSLPRWRLPIADPEMEAQARQVCFFQDFNLTAVRSALELQSIVKKSLAQITVPTLMIQSRADRVVDPQAAWAGFQELASPEKYFHWLTACDHIITLDRQRARVEQLVGDFLLLPGAPFSD; this is encoded by the coding sequence ATGCGTTTAACCAATCAACCTTTTTACCACGTTGGCAAGGGGGCAGGGGCGTGTCTGCTGATTCATGGCTTGGGGGGCGGGGTGTACGAACTGCAACCCCTGGGGGAACTTCTGCATCAACAGGGCTGGACGGTGCGGGGGATGAATCTGCCCGGCCATGACCAACCCACACCCCGGATGCCCGATTCCACCTGGCCGCAGTGGGTGGATTGTGTTCATACGGAATACCAACACCTGGCTCAAAATCATGCACAGGTGGCGGTGGTGGGCTTTTCCAATGGGGGGTTGTTGGCCCTGCATCTGGCGGCCCAGGTCAGGCTAGCTCGGTTGGTTCTATTGGCACCTTTTTTGGGGATGCCTTGGGGGCTTTACCCTTTGGTTTATAGCGTTGGTTATCTAATTTCCAGCCTACCCCGGTGGCGTTTGCCGATTGCTGACCCGGAAATGGAAGCCCAAGCCCGCCAGGTTTGCTTTTTTCAGGATTTTAATTTAACCGCTGTCCGCAGTGCGTTGGAATTACAAAGTATAGTAAAAAAATCCCTAGCTCAGATCACGGTACCTACCCTGATGATCCAATCCCGTGCAGACCGGGTGGTGGACCCACAAGCCGCTTGGGCAGGGTTTCAGGAGTTGGCCAGCCCGGAAAAATACTTTCACTGGTTGACGGCGTGTGACCACATTATCACTTTGGATCGCCAGCGGGCACGGGTGGAACAGTTAGTGGGGGATTTTTTGCTTCTGCCGGGTGCGCCATTCTCGGATTAA